The genomic stretch TTAAATGTAAATGGAAAAATAACCATAAATTTAGAAGAAAAAGATATATCAATCATAGCCTTTAAAATGTTAACAGATTTATTATTTTATAGTAGTATGTCTGGAGAAAGACTATTAAGAAATAAATTAGAATTGTTATTCGATTTAAAAGTTGAGCAAGAGGAAAATAATGAAGTTTAAAGATTTAGGTATCATTTTAGTAAGTGCATCATCGGAAGAAGAAGCTCATAAAATAGCATCTACATTGATTGAGGCTAGTTTGGCTGCTTGTGTTACTTTTTCTCCTATGACGGCGGTTTACACTTGGGAGGGTGAATTGAATTGTAATGAGGAATGGCAATTAATTATTAAAACAGATTTAACGCTATTTGATGTTATTGTTCATACCATTCAAGATGTACATTCTTACGAAATTCCCGAAATTATCGCCTTACCTATCGTAAAAGGTTCATCTCGTTATTTGGGTTGGATGGTAGAAGAATTGACAAATGAGAAAGAATAATTAATAATAATTCGGGTGCTTTATTATTTTAAGACAAAACATTTATTGTTTTTTTTACTATTTTTTAAATTGCAATATAAATAATTTTATGGGTTATATTATTAGTACGGTAAATATGAAAGGAGGAGTAGGCAAAACTACTTTGACAGTTAATTTGGCTACCTGTTTAGCAAAAAATTTTAATAAAAGAGTTTTGGTTTTGGATTTAGATTCTCAAATTAGTGCGACTCTTAGTCTTCTAGCGCCCCAGGAATTTAGCAAATTACGTAAAAAAAGAAAAACTTTAGCCTACTTAATTGATAATATTGTTCAACCTAATCCCTATGCAAAATTAACCATTGAAGATATTATTACTAATAATATTTGTGGTGTTCAAAATTTATCTCTTTTACCAGGGGATATAGAATTATATGATGAATATTTAGTCTCAGAGATGATGCACCAAAAGTCGGTACAATCTGGTAATACCGATAATTTTGATGAGGTTTGGAATGATTTTGAAAGGGTATTAGTTGATAAAATAGTTCGTCCCATTGCCCCTAACTATGATTTTATTATTATGGATTGTGCTCCAGGATATAATTTATTGACCAAAAGTGCGATCGCGGCTAGTGACTTTTACTTATTACCCGCAAGGCCCGAACCTTTATCGCTAGTGGGAATACAGTTGTTAGAAAGAAGAGTTAAAAACTTAAAAAAAGTACACGCTAAAATTAACCCTCTCAACCTAGACTTATTGGGCATTGTGTTTATTTTATCAGAAGGAGGACTTTTTGGACGTTACGATCGCTATTATTCCCAAGTAAAAAGGAGAGTAGAAAGAGATTTTAGTTCAGAAAAAATGTTTCCTACCGATATTCCCATGGATGTCAACGTTGCCAAATCACTAGATATGTTTATGCCCGTAGTGATGTCTGCCCCCAATTGTTCAGCTTCTAAAGCCTTTAATA from Cyanobacterium stanieri LEGE 03274 encodes the following:
- the cutA gene encoding divalent-cation tolerance protein CutA, whose protein sequence is MKFKDLGIILVSASSEEEAHKIASTLIEASLAACVTFSPMTAVYTWEGELNCNEEWQLIIKTDLTLFDVIVHTIQDVHSYEIPEIIALPIVKGSSRYLGWMVEELTNEKE
- a CDS encoding ParA family protein yields the protein MGYIISTVNMKGGVGKTTLTVNLATCLAKNFNKRVLVLDLDSQISATLSLLAPQEFSKLRKKRKTLAYLIDNIVQPNPYAKLTIEDIITNNICGVQNLSLLPGDIELYDEYLVSEMMHQKSVQSGNTDNFDEVWNDFERVLVDKIVRPIAPNYDFIIMDCAPGYNLLTKSAIAASDFYLLPARPEPLSLVGIQLLERRVKNLKKVHAKINPLNLDLLGIVFILSEGGLFGRYDRYYSQVKRRVERDFSSEKMFPTDIPMDVNVAKSLDMFMPVVMSAPNCSASKAFNKLTEEFLEKITKYQSSQN